A window of Stutzerimonas stutzeri genomic DNA:
TCGGCGACTTCGACCTGTCCCGCGAGGTACAGCGCATCTTCGAGAAGAAGGCCGCGGTCGGCCAGTTCGTGCATTCCGACTACTGCCGCTTCGAAGGCCGCACGGTCAACCAGTGGCTGGCCGAGGACGTCGAGCAGTTCCTCGACGTGCTGGACAAGCGCGGCTGGATCAAGCGGGGCCACGATCCGCAGGAAAGCCGCTTCTGGCAGCTGATCGTTGGTGACCAGGCACCCATGTTCGGGGTTTTCAGCGCCTACGAGCAGCAGATGATCCACGACTGGATTGCCGACGACTGGCAGGCCGATGGCAAGCGCAGCCCGCGTGGTGCGTTGCTGCAGCGTCAGGCGTTGTTCAACGCCCGTCGCGCAGCGCCGGGGCCGGCCATGCCACAACTTGCCGAGAAAGCCGCCAGCAACGATTTCGACGAAGAGCTGCAGCTGCTCGAGCAGCAGGTGGCGCGTCTGCCAGATCGCGCCGCCCGCATGCGCCTGCTGCTGCCCCTGCTCGCCCCGCAGCGGCACCACAGCGCCGCCGGCCTGCTGGCCACGCGGCTGTTCAACGGACTCTTCAACTGACGGCACCACCAAGGAAAGCGACGATGACCATGGAAAATGCGCAGGACCGCGCGCTGCTGCATCTCGGCCAGGCTTTGCGTGATCGCGGCTATCACTTCATCACCCCCACGCCGTTGACCCATGAACGGGTCAACCAGCGCCCGGAAAACGCACTCGCCGATGACCTCCCGGGGGTGTTCGGCTGGAGCCGACCGTTCCAGCACGAGTTGTTGCCGCCGCCGCTGTTCAGCCTGATGGATCAGGCCCAGATGCTGGAAGCCTGCGGCTCGCGCTGGCGCGCCAAGGTGCGCCTGTCCAGCCTCGACGGCCAGCTGTTCCTGCATTCGGCCTTTCCCACCGAAGCCAGCGATGCAGTGTTCTTCGGCCCGGACACTTACCGTTTCGCCAGCGCCATCTGCAGCCATTTGAACCAGCATGCCGGCGAGATCCGCCGCGTGGTGGACATCGGCTGCGGCTCGGGCGCCGGGGCGATTCTCACCGCCCTGGCGCGACCGCAAGCCGAAGTGCTGGCAGTGGATATCAACCCGCAGGCGCTGCGTCTGACACGCATCAACGCGGCGCTGGCCGGCGCAGACAACCTGCGTGCCGAACACAGCGACCTGCTGAGCGCCGCCGAGGGCGAGTTCGATCTGGTCCTGGCCAACCCACCCTATCTGGTCGATGCCGATCAGCGCGCCTACCGCCACGGCGGCGGACCACTCGGCGCCGGCCTGTCGCTGGCGATTCTGGATGCAGCACTCGGTCGCCTGGCACCTGGTGGCACGCTGCTGCTGTACACCGGCGTCGCCATGATCGGCAACCAGGACCCCTTCCTCGCGGAAGTGCGCCAGCGCCTGGAACGCACCGACCTGCAGTGGAGTTATCGTGAAGTCGACCCAGACGTGTTTGGCGAAGAGCTGCTGGGCGGCGCCTACGTCAAGTGCGATCGCATCGCCGCCGTAGTGCTGCAAGTAACGCGGGCGACGGGCTGATCGTTCCCGCGTGGAACGCTTCGCGGTCTTCCACCCTACGATCGGGCCAGGCGTAGGGTGGATAACGCTGCAGGCTTAGCCACGCGCAAGTGAGCGCGCATCAGACTGGCAACAGCACCAGAATGAGCGACAGGGTGATCAGCGAGCCCAGCGTCGAGAGCAGCACCACCCGCGACACCCGCGAGCCTTCCCGGCCGTAAAATTCGGCAAGCATGTACGGCCCGGTGCCGGTGGGCAGCGCGCTGAGCAGCAGTGCGGAGTAGGCCCACAGCGTCGGCAGCTCGAACACCTGAAAAGCCAGATACCAAGTGATCAGCGGCTGCACCACCAGCTTCAGCGCCACCAGCGGCCACACCCCCTGCACCTGACCTCCCGGCTGTGGCTGGGCAAGGAACAGCCCCAGCGAAACCAGCGCACAGGGCGCCGCCGCCGCACCCAGCAGCTTGAGCAGTGTCGCCAGCGGCACCGGCAATTGCAGGCCGCTGGCTGCCCACAGCGCGCCAAGCACGGGAGCAATCACCAGCGGGTTGCGTACCAGTGCACGGCTGACCTTGCCCAGCGTACGCACGACGCCCTGCCCGGCATGCAGGCCGGTCTCAACGCAGGCCAGGGCAATGGCGAACAGCACGCAGACCACCACGATCGAGGCGACCATCGCCGGCTGCAGCGCCTCATCGCCGAGCACCAGCATGCACAGCGGAATCCCGACATAGCCGGTATTGGCATAGGACGCCCCCAGCGCATCCAGACTGGCATCGACCAGCGGCTGCTTCTGCAACATGCGATACGCAAGGGTAAAGGCGAATACGCCCAAGCAGCCGATGGCGAACGCGGCGATAAAGCCAGGCTGCCAGAGCTGCTCCCAGGTCGAGGTGGCGACGACGCTGAACAGCAGCGCCGGCAGGCCCAGCCAGACGACGAAACGGTTGAGTTCGGAGGCGCCGGTCGGCCCCATCCGCCCGCTGCGGCGGCACAGGTAACCGAGCAGGATCAGCGCAAAGACGGGCAGAACGACATTGACGACCGAGGACATGAACTCTCATCTGCAAACTGGCGACGCGGCACTCGGCTGCGACCGAAACGGCCGGCCACCATAGCAAATGCGACGGATCGTCGCGCTCAGAGTCGACCATGCGGCGCCCGGTCGACCCCGAACTTCAGCTCAGTGCACCGACGGCGAATAACCGTTGGGCTCGGCTCGCGCGGCGGCGAACTCGGCTGCGACGCTGCCTCGGATCTGCTGCGTACCGCCCGGAAAGCCGCTGCGGTCGCTGTAGTCCCATTCGGTGACCGGCATGCGCTCGGCATCCAGAGCCTTGGCGCAGCGCAGGTCCAGCGCAGTGATGCCGGCCACCGCACCGGCGGCGATGGCTGCATTGGCCGGCCGGTCGCCATGCTCGATGCTCCAGCCGAGACCGGCCAGATCCAGCGCATCGCCGCCGACACGACCATAGATCCAGGGTTTCGGATCATCGGTCAGCAGGATGCCGACCCCGGTAGCGATCTCGCGCAGGCCGCAGGCGCGGATCACGCCTTCGCTGCCGGACATGCCGATGAAGCGTGCCACCTGGCGTGGCGCAACCAGCTGGACGACGCCCAGACCGATGCTGAACCAGCCCAGCCCGCGCGCCAGCGAGCGCGCGGAATGGTTGGGCCGGGTAACTTGACGTGGAATGCTCATGAAGACTCCTCGTTCGATGTATTGGCTCGGCCGCGCCCTATTTCAGGGATCAGCGACAGGCTCATGGCTTGAGGACCACCTTGATACAACCGTCATGCTTGTCGCGGAAGGTCTTGTACATCTCCGGACCCTGCTCGAGGCTGACGCTGTGGGTGATGACGAAGCTCGGGTCGATCTGGCCTTCCTGGATGCGCTTGAGCAGGTCATCGGTCCAGCGATTGACGTGGGTCTGGCCCATGCGAAAGGTCAGGCCCTTGTTCATCGCCGCGCCGAACGGAATCTTGTCGATCAGCCCGCCGTAGACGCCGGGAATGGAGATGATGCCAGCCGGACGGCAGACGTAGATCATCTCGCGCAACACGTGCGGCCGGTCGCTCTCGAGCATCATTGCCTGCTTGGCGCGGTCGTACATCGAGTCGATCGAGCGCGCCGCATGCGCCTCCATGCCCACCGAGTCGATGCACTTCTCCGGGCCTTTGCCGCGGGTCAACTCCTTGAGGCGTTCGAGCACGCTCTCTTCGTCGAAGTTGATGGTGATGGCACCACCGGCGCGGGCCATGGACAGGCGCTCGGGCACATTGTCGATACAGATGACCTGCTCGGCGCCCATCATCACCGCACTGCGGATGGCGAACTGGCCGACCGGCCCGGCACCCCACACCGCGACGGTGTCGGTGGGCTGGATGTCGCATTGCGCCGCGGCCTGCCAGCCGGTGGGCAGGATGTCGCCGAGAAACAGCACCTGCTCGTCGGTCAGCCCCTCGGGAATCACCACCGGGCCGACATCGGCATAGGGCACACGAACGTACTCAGCCTGGCCGCCGGCATAGCCGCCAGTCAGATGGGTATAGCCGTAAAGCCCGGCAGTGGTGTGGCCGAACACCTTGTCGGCAATGTCCTTGTTGCGGTTGGTGCGTTCACACACCGAGAAATTGCCGCGCCGACACTGGTCGCACTCGCCGCAGACGATGGTGAAGGGCACCACCACGCGGTCGCCGACCTTGAGCTTCTTGTTCGCCGAGCCGACCTCCATCACTTCGCCCATGAACTCGTGGCCCATGATGTCGCCGTGCTGCATGCCGGGCATGAAGCCGTCGTAGAGGTGCAGGTCGGAGCCGCAGATGGCGCAGGACGACACCTTGATGATGGCGTCGCGCGGATCTTCGATAGAGGGATCGGGGACGTGGTTGTCGCAGCGGATGTCGTGCTTGCCGTGCCAGCGGAGGGCTCTCATGGACAATCTCCTGGTCGGGTGTTTGGAAACGCCG
This region includes:
- a CDS encoding methyltransferase, whose translation is MTMENAQDRALLHLGQALRDRGYHFITPTPLTHERVNQRPENALADDLPGVFGWSRPFQHELLPPPLFSLMDQAQMLEACGSRWRAKVRLSSLDGQLFLHSAFPTEASDAVFFGPDTYRFASAICSHLNQHAGEIRRVVDIGCGSGAGAILTALARPQAEVLAVDINPQALRLTRINAALAGADNLRAEHSDLLSAAEGEFDLVLANPPYLVDADQRAYRHGGGPLGAGLSLAILDAALGRLAPGGTLLLYTGVAMIGNQDPFLAEVRQRLERTDLQWSYREVDPDVFGEELLGGAYVKCDRIAAVVLQVTRATG
- a CDS encoding AEC family transporter; this translates as MSSVVNVVLPVFALILLGYLCRRSGRMGPTGASELNRFVVWLGLPALLFSVVATSTWEQLWQPGFIAAFAIGCLGVFAFTLAYRMLQKQPLVDASLDALGASYANTGYVGIPLCMLVLGDEALQPAMVASIVVVCVLFAIALACVETGLHAGQGVVRTLGKVSRALVRNPLVIAPVLGALWAASGLQLPVPLATLLKLLGAAAAPCALVSLGLFLAQPQPGGQVQGVWPLVALKLVVQPLITWYLAFQVFELPTLWAYSALLLSALPTGTGPYMLAEFYGREGSRVSRVVLLSTLGSLITLSLILVLLPV
- a CDS encoding transcriptional regulator — encoded protein: MSIPRQVTRPNHSARSLARGLGWFSIGLGVVQLVAPRQVARFIGMSGSEGVIRACGLREIATGVGILLTDDPKPWIYGRVGGDALDLAGLGWSIEHGDRPANAAIAAGAVAGITALDLRCAKALDAERMPVTEWDYSDRSGFPGGTQQIRGSVAAEFAAARAEPNGYSPSVH
- a CDS encoding zinc-dependent alcohol dehydrogenase; its protein translation is MRALRWHGKHDIRCDNHVPDPSIEDPRDAIIKVSSCAICGSDLHLYDGFMPGMQHGDIMGHEFMGEVMEVGSANKKLKVGDRVVVPFTIVCGECDQCRRGNFSVCERTNRNKDIADKVFGHTTAGLYGYTHLTGGYAGGQAEYVRVPYADVGPVVIPEGLTDEQVLFLGDILPTGWQAAAQCDIQPTDTVAVWGAGPVGQFAIRSAVMMGAEQVICIDNVPERLSMARAGGAITINFDEESVLERLKELTRGKGPEKCIDSVGMEAHAARSIDSMYDRAKQAMMLESDRPHVLREMIYVCRPAGIISIPGVYGGLIDKIPFGAAMNKGLTFRMGQTHVNRWTDDLLKRIQEGQIDPSFVITHSVSLEQGPEMYKTFRDKHDGCIKVVLKP